A window of Hevea brasiliensis isolate MT/VB/25A 57/8 chromosome 14, ASM3005281v1, whole genome shotgun sequence contains these coding sequences:
- the LOC110639876 gene encoding protein IN CHLOROPLAST ATPASE BIOGENESIS, chloroplastic isoform X2, with product MKIGAFGVLHTTPPTTAVSLRHVRPRIRCFSSSGHVSFIKDVAATQPHEHLHYLLKILQTRGETIISPGSRQGLIPLVIPLSENLSGSLTALLRWPTATPGMEMPVVEVRKHGVWLLAKNVDQYIHRTLVEEDANNICGSNGELYDASSEAGKKLYRKGDFAESQVASLDSYILKKVGLFPDVLERKVMHHFEQGDYVSAMVTGEFYTKKDLFPGFGRPFVFYAEILQKVRHTSEAKDAARVALKSPWWTLGCAYQVASIAQWEDEQIEYIKEKVTEEGRQEDLKKGKAPAQELGLKSERELLNVIRRLDLMILQGLSCMKIENRLGEEYASWFGSPLVLHSLVPLTSSCS from the exons ATGAAGATAGGAGCGTTCGGAGTGTTGCACACAACCCCTCCAACCACCGCAGTCTCTCTTCGCCACGTAAGGCCCAGGATTAGATGCTTCTCCTCTTCTG GCCATGTATCATTCATCAAGGATGTGGCTGCAACTCAACCTCATGAACATCTTCATTACTTGCTCAAGATCCTTCAAACCAGAG GTGAAACAATTATTTCTCCTGGATCCAGGCAAGGATTAATTCCCCTTGTAATTCCCCTATCAGAAAATTTGTCAG GTTCTTTAACTGCACTGCTGCGGTGGCCGACAGCTACACCTGG AATGGAGATGCCAGTTGTGGAAGTTCGCAAGCATGGGGTGTGGCTTTTAGCCAAGAAT GTAGATCAATATATCCATAGAACTCTAGTTGAAGAAGATGCCAACAACATCTGTGGAAGTAATGGTGAACTCTATGATGCTTCTTCAGAAGCTGGTAAGAAACTATACAGAAAGGGTGATTTTGCTGAATCTCAGGTTGCAAGTCTTGATTCATATATTTTGAAAAAG GTTGGGCTGTTTCCTGATGTCTTAGAGCGCAAAGTTATGCACCATTTTGAGCAAGGGGACTAT GTTTCAGCAATGGTGACGGGAGAGTTTTATACAAAGAAAGATCTATTTCCAGGATTTGGACGGCCTTTTGTATTCTATGCAGAGATTTTGCAGAA AGTTAGACATACCTCAGAAGCTAAAGATGCTGCAAGGGTAGCTTTGAAATCACCTTGGTGGACTTTAGGTTGTGCATACCAG GTTGCTAGCATTGCACAATGGGAGGATGAGCAAATTGAGTACATAAAGGAGAAGGTGACTGAAGAGGGTAGACAAGAGGATTTAAAGAAGGGAAAGGCACCTGCCCAG GAACTTGGGCTGAAGTCAGAGAGAGAATTGCTGAATGTTATAAGGAGGCTGGATTTAATGATATTGCAAGGTTTATCTTGTATGAAGATTGAGAATCGATTAGGCGAAGAATATGCTTCATGGTTTGGAAGTCCACTTGTCTTACATTCTTTGGTTCCTCTGACTTCATCTTGCTCTTGA
- the LOC110639876 gene encoding protein IN CHLOROPLAST ATPASE BIOGENESIS, chloroplastic isoform X1 encodes MKIGAFGVLHTTPPTTAVSLRHVRPRIRCFSSSGHVSFIKDVAATQPHEHLHYLLKILQTRGETIISPGSRQGLIPLVIPLSENLSGSLTALLRWPTATPGMEMPVVEVRKHGVWLLAKNVDQYIHRTLVEEDANNICGSNGELYDASSEAGKKLYRKGDFAESQVASLDSYILKKVGLFPDVLERKVMHHFEQGDYVSAMVTGEFYTKKDLFPGFGRPFVFYAEILQKVRHTSEAKDAARVALKSPWWTLGCAYQEVASIAQWEDEQIEYIKEKVTEEGRQEDLKKGKAPAQELGLKSERELLNVIRRLDLMILQGLSCMKIENRLGEEYASWFGSPLVLHSLVPLTSSCS; translated from the exons ATGAAGATAGGAGCGTTCGGAGTGTTGCACACAACCCCTCCAACCACCGCAGTCTCTCTTCGCCACGTAAGGCCCAGGATTAGATGCTTCTCCTCTTCTG GCCATGTATCATTCATCAAGGATGTGGCTGCAACTCAACCTCATGAACATCTTCATTACTTGCTCAAGATCCTTCAAACCAGAG GTGAAACAATTATTTCTCCTGGATCCAGGCAAGGATTAATTCCCCTTGTAATTCCCCTATCAGAAAATTTGTCAG GTTCTTTAACTGCACTGCTGCGGTGGCCGACAGCTACACCTGG AATGGAGATGCCAGTTGTGGAAGTTCGCAAGCATGGGGTGTGGCTTTTAGCCAAGAAT GTAGATCAATATATCCATAGAACTCTAGTTGAAGAAGATGCCAACAACATCTGTGGAAGTAATGGTGAACTCTATGATGCTTCTTCAGAAGCTGGTAAGAAACTATACAGAAAGGGTGATTTTGCTGAATCTCAGGTTGCAAGTCTTGATTCATATATTTTGAAAAAG GTTGGGCTGTTTCCTGATGTCTTAGAGCGCAAAGTTATGCACCATTTTGAGCAAGGGGACTAT GTTTCAGCAATGGTGACGGGAGAGTTTTATACAAAGAAAGATCTATTTCCAGGATTTGGACGGCCTTTTGTATTCTATGCAGAGATTTTGCAGAA AGTTAGACATACCTCAGAAGCTAAAGATGCTGCAAGGGTAGCTTTGAAATCACCTTGGTGGACTTTAGGTTGTGCATACCAG GAGGTTGCTAGCATTGCACAATGGGAGGATGAGCAAATTGAGTACATAAAGGAGAAGGTGACTGAAGAGGGTAGACAAGAGGATTTAAAGAAGGGAAAGGCACCTGCCCAG GAACTTGGGCTGAAGTCAGAGAGAGAATTGCTGAATGTTATAAGGAGGCTGGATTTAATGATATTGCAAGGTTTATCTTGTATGAAGATTGAGAATCGATTAGGCGAAGAATATGCTTCATGGTTTGGAAGTCCACTTGTCTTACATTCTTTGGTTCCTCTGACTTCATCTTGCTCTTGA
- the LOC110639876 gene encoding protein IN CHLOROPLAST ATPASE BIOGENESIS, chloroplastic isoform X4, with protein MKIGAFGVLHTTPPTTAVSLRHVRPRIRCFSSSGHVSFIKDVAATQPHEHLHYLLKILQTRGETIISPGSRQGLIPLVIPLSENLSGSLTALLRWPTATPGMEMPVVEVRKHGVWLLAKNVDQYIHRTLVEEDANNICGSNGELYDASSEAGKKLYRKGDFAESQVASLDSYILKKVGLFPDVLERKVMHHFEQGDYVSAMVTGEFYTKKDLFPGFGRPFVFYAEILQKVRHTSEAKDAARVALKSPWWTLGCAYQVASIAQWEDEQIEYIKEKVTEEGRQEDLKKGKAPAQIALDEAAFLLDLASIEGTWAEVRERIAECYKEAGFNDIARFILYED; from the exons ATGAAGATAGGAGCGTTCGGAGTGTTGCACACAACCCCTCCAACCACCGCAGTCTCTCTTCGCCACGTAAGGCCCAGGATTAGATGCTTCTCCTCTTCTG GCCATGTATCATTCATCAAGGATGTGGCTGCAACTCAACCTCATGAACATCTTCATTACTTGCTCAAGATCCTTCAAACCAGAG GTGAAACAATTATTTCTCCTGGATCCAGGCAAGGATTAATTCCCCTTGTAATTCCCCTATCAGAAAATTTGTCAG GTTCTTTAACTGCACTGCTGCGGTGGCCGACAGCTACACCTGG AATGGAGATGCCAGTTGTGGAAGTTCGCAAGCATGGGGTGTGGCTTTTAGCCAAGAAT GTAGATCAATATATCCATAGAACTCTAGTTGAAGAAGATGCCAACAACATCTGTGGAAGTAATGGTGAACTCTATGATGCTTCTTCAGAAGCTGGTAAGAAACTATACAGAAAGGGTGATTTTGCTGAATCTCAGGTTGCAAGTCTTGATTCATATATTTTGAAAAAG GTTGGGCTGTTTCCTGATGTCTTAGAGCGCAAAGTTATGCACCATTTTGAGCAAGGGGACTAT GTTTCAGCAATGGTGACGGGAGAGTTTTATACAAAGAAAGATCTATTTCCAGGATTTGGACGGCCTTTTGTATTCTATGCAGAGATTTTGCAGAA AGTTAGACATACCTCAGAAGCTAAAGATGCTGCAAGGGTAGCTTTGAAATCACCTTGGTGGACTTTAGGTTGTGCATACCAG GTTGCTAGCATTGCACAATGGGAGGATGAGCAAATTGAGTACATAAAGGAGAAGGTGACTGAAGAGGGTAGACAAGAGGATTTAAAGAAGGGAAAGGCACCTGCCCAG ATTGCATTGGATGAGGCTGCCTTTTTATTGGATTTAGCTTCTATTGAAGGAACTTGGGCTGAAGTCAGAGAGAGAATTGCTGAATGTTATAAGGAGGCTGGATTTAATGATATTGCAAGGTTTATCTTGTATGAAGATTGA
- the LOC110639876 gene encoding protein IN CHLOROPLAST ATPASE BIOGENESIS, chloroplastic isoform X3 yields the protein MKIGAFGVLHTTPPTTAVSLRHVRPRIRCFSSSGHVSFIKDVAATQPHEHLHYLLKILQTRGETIISPGSRQGLIPLVIPLSENLSGSLTALLRWPTATPGMEMPVVEVRKHGVWLLAKNVDQYIHRTLVEEDANNICGSNGELYDASSEAGKKLYRKGDFAESQVASLDSYILKKVGLFPDVLERKVMHHFEQGDYVSAMVTGEFYTKKDLFPGFGRPFVFYAEILQKVRHTSEAKDAARVALKSPWWTLGCAYQEVASIAQWEDEQIEYIKEKVTEEGRQEDLKKGKAPAQIALDEAAFLLDLASIEGTWAEVRERIAECYKEAGFNDIARFILYED from the exons ATGAAGATAGGAGCGTTCGGAGTGTTGCACACAACCCCTCCAACCACCGCAGTCTCTCTTCGCCACGTAAGGCCCAGGATTAGATGCTTCTCCTCTTCTG GCCATGTATCATTCATCAAGGATGTGGCTGCAACTCAACCTCATGAACATCTTCATTACTTGCTCAAGATCCTTCAAACCAGAG GTGAAACAATTATTTCTCCTGGATCCAGGCAAGGATTAATTCCCCTTGTAATTCCCCTATCAGAAAATTTGTCAG GTTCTTTAACTGCACTGCTGCGGTGGCCGACAGCTACACCTGG AATGGAGATGCCAGTTGTGGAAGTTCGCAAGCATGGGGTGTGGCTTTTAGCCAAGAAT GTAGATCAATATATCCATAGAACTCTAGTTGAAGAAGATGCCAACAACATCTGTGGAAGTAATGGTGAACTCTATGATGCTTCTTCAGAAGCTGGTAAGAAACTATACAGAAAGGGTGATTTTGCTGAATCTCAGGTTGCAAGTCTTGATTCATATATTTTGAAAAAG GTTGGGCTGTTTCCTGATGTCTTAGAGCGCAAAGTTATGCACCATTTTGAGCAAGGGGACTAT GTTTCAGCAATGGTGACGGGAGAGTTTTATACAAAGAAAGATCTATTTCCAGGATTTGGACGGCCTTTTGTATTCTATGCAGAGATTTTGCAGAA AGTTAGACATACCTCAGAAGCTAAAGATGCTGCAAGGGTAGCTTTGAAATCACCTTGGTGGACTTTAGGTTGTGCATACCAG GAGGTTGCTAGCATTGCACAATGGGAGGATGAGCAAATTGAGTACATAAAGGAGAAGGTGACTGAAGAGGGTAGACAAGAGGATTTAAAGAAGGGAAAGGCACCTGCCCAG ATTGCATTGGATGAGGCTGCCTTTTTATTGGATTTAGCTTCTATTGAAGGAACTTGGGCTGAAGTCAGAGAGAGAATTGCTGAATGTTATAAGGAGGCTGGATTTAATGATATTGCAAGGTTTATCTTGTATGAAGATTGA
- the LOC110639876 gene encoding protein IN CHLOROPLAST ATPASE BIOGENESIS, chloroplastic isoform X5 — MKIGAFGVLHTTPPTTAVSLRHVRPRIRCFSSSGHVSFIKDVAATQPHEHLHYLLKILQTRGETIISPGSRQGLIPLVIPLSENLSGSLTALLRWPTATPGMEMPVVEVRKHGVWLLAKNVDQYIHRTLVEEDANNICGSNGELYDASSEAGKKLYRKGDFAESQVASLDSYILKKVGLFPDVLERKVMHHFEQGDYVSAMVTGEFYTKKDLFPGFGRPFVFYAEILQKVRHTSEAKDAARVALKSPWWTLGCAYQFYCLVW, encoded by the exons ATGAAGATAGGAGCGTTCGGAGTGTTGCACACAACCCCTCCAACCACCGCAGTCTCTCTTCGCCACGTAAGGCCCAGGATTAGATGCTTCTCCTCTTCTG GCCATGTATCATTCATCAAGGATGTGGCTGCAACTCAACCTCATGAACATCTTCATTACTTGCTCAAGATCCTTCAAACCAGAG GTGAAACAATTATTTCTCCTGGATCCAGGCAAGGATTAATTCCCCTTGTAATTCCCCTATCAGAAAATTTGTCAG GTTCTTTAACTGCACTGCTGCGGTGGCCGACAGCTACACCTGG AATGGAGATGCCAGTTGTGGAAGTTCGCAAGCATGGGGTGTGGCTTTTAGCCAAGAAT GTAGATCAATATATCCATAGAACTCTAGTTGAAGAAGATGCCAACAACATCTGTGGAAGTAATGGTGAACTCTATGATGCTTCTTCAGAAGCTGGTAAGAAACTATACAGAAAGGGTGATTTTGCTGAATCTCAGGTTGCAAGTCTTGATTCATATATTTTGAAAAAG GTTGGGCTGTTTCCTGATGTCTTAGAGCGCAAAGTTATGCACCATTTTGAGCAAGGGGACTAT GTTTCAGCAATGGTGACGGGAGAGTTTTATACAAAGAAAGATCTATTTCCAGGATTTGGACGGCCTTTTGTATTCTATGCAGAGATTTTGCAGAA AGTTAGACATACCTCAGAAGCTAAAGATGCTGCAAGGGTAGCTTTGAAATCACCTTGGTGGACTTTAGGTTGTGCATACCAG TTTTATTGCCTTGTTTGGTGA
- the LOC131173197 gene encoding serine carboxypeptidase-like 40, whose amino-acid sequence MERNPCFLLVFFLILSCFVAESYGAKEGEVLGKFNKAKFSENSGIDKRPFEVIDLSQEEEITDANKQIVDTLFGINLSSVGGSKENDRIQSLPGQPKVAFEQYGGYITVDKSAGRAYYYYFVEAKHSKESLPLLLWLNGGPGCSSLAYGAMEELGPFRVHSDGKTLYNNNFSWNEAANVLFLESPAGVGFSYSNRTSDYNDFGDRKTAADNYLFLRHWLKRFPEYKSRDLYISGESYAGHYVPQLAHTILYHNKKANQTIINLKGIAIGNAVINDETDNLGMYDYYGNHALTSPETVQKIHQYCNFSPDFVSKQSRECNLASGKADHDTADIDIYNIYWPLCHNGNLTAKPKQASLAYFDPCSDYYVQAYFNTPEVQEAMHANVTKLNHDWEPCSDILGSWKDSPSTVIPLLQEFVANGLRVWIYSGDTDGRVPVTSTQYSIAKMKLPTKTEWYPWYLNGEVGGYSQVYQGDLTFVTVRGAGHQVPSYQPERSLSMIKHFLSGNPLPKGSSSQRPFATVGLQQCTKL is encoded by the exons ATGGAGAGAAACCCATGTTTTCTTCTTGTTTTCTTTCTTATTCTTTCATGCTTTGTGGCTGAAAGCTATGGAGCAAAGGAAGGTGAAGTACTCGGAAAATTCAACAAGGCCAAGTTTAGTGAAAACTCTGGCATTGATAAAAGGCCTTTTGAGGTGATTGATctaagccaagaagaggaaattaCAGATGCGAACAAGCAAATAGTTGATACTCTTTTTGGTATAAATCTATCATCAGTTGGAGGCTCTAAAGAAAATGATAGGATTCAGAGCTTGCCTGGGCAACCTAAGGTggcatttgaacaatatggtGGTTATATTACAGTGGATAAATCAGCTGGGagggcttattattattattttgttgaaGCTAAGCATTCAAAAGAGTCATTGCCCCTTCTTCTGTGGCTGAATGGAG GCCCTGGTTGCTCATCTCTGGCTTATGGAGCAATGGAAGAGCTTGGACCATTTAGAGTACATAGTGATGGCAAAACACTTTATAACAACAATTTTTCATGGAATGAGG CTGCAAATGTTCTGTTTTTAGAGTCGCCTGCTGGAGTAGGGTTTTCATACTCTAACAGGACATCCGATTATAATGACTTTGGAGATAGAAAAACAGCTGCAGATAATTATTTGTTTTTGAGACATTGGTTGAAAAGATTTCCTGAATATAAAAGTAGGGACTTGTACATTTCTGGGGAGAGCTACGCAGGGCATTACGTGCCTCAACTTGCACATACCATTCTTTACCATAACAAGAAGGCCAACCAGACCATCATCAACCTCAAAGGAATTGCA ATTGGAAATGCAGTAATCAATGACGAAACAGATAATCTAGGGATGTATGACTACTACGGAAATCATGCTTTAACTTCACCAGAAACAGTGCAAAAGATCCATCAGTACTGTAATTTCTCACCTGATTTTGTCAGCAAGCAGTCCAGAGAGTGCAATTTAGCTTCTGGCAAAGCCGATCATGATACAGCTGATATTGATATTTATAACATCTACTGGCCTTTGTGCCACAATGGAAATCTCACAGCCAAGCCCAAGCAGGCTTCG TTGGCGTATTTTGATCCGTGCAGTGACTATTATGTGCAAGCTTATTTCAATACTCCTGAGGTCCAAGAAGCCATGCATGCCAATGTCACTAAGCTTAATCATGATTGGGAACCTTGCAGTGATATATTGGGTAGTTGGAAGGATAGCCCATCAACCGTTATTCCCTTACTACAGGAATTCGTGGCAAATGGATTAAGAGTTTGGATATACAG TGGTGATACAGATGGAAGGGTACCTGTAACTTCTACACAGTACTCAATTGCAAAAATGAAACTTCCCACAAAAACTGAATGGTATCCATGGTACCTTAACGGGGAG GTTGGTGGGTACTCGCAGGTGTATCAAGGGGACTTGACATTTGTTACAGTAAGAGGTGCTGGACATCAAGTACCATCATACCAGCCTGAAAGATCACTTTCAATGATTAAACACTTCCTTTCTGGCAATCCCCTCCCAAAAGGTAGTTCATCACAGCGGCCATTTGCCACTGTGGGGCTTCAACAGTGCACAAAACTCTGA